From the genome of Danio aesculapii chromosome 16, fDanAes4.1, whole genome shotgun sequence, one region includes:
- the fpr1 gene encoding chemerin-like receptor 1 — MMDPLNVSQSPSNQNSSEYYENYDDEDDFNIQNSELGKSLKIMSLIVYSLAFVLGVVGNGIVIWVTGFKMKRTVNTVWFLNLAVADFLFTAFLPLSVAYTAMGFHWPFGQFMCKFNSTLGFLNMFASVYILVVISVDRCVSVVCPIWAQNHRNVGRASAVSFGVWLFALLLSSPYFVFKDTAQDHKDPKIINCFNNFAFSDDETEDVEELRMLRHRAMIITRFIIGFVVPFVIIVSCYAVIIHRLQRNRSMSGRTGRPFRIIAAVITAFFLCWAPYHILVLIEMVNHMSTEYSPTLQYVITVGIPIVTSLAFLNSCLNPLLYVFMGQDFKDKVRKSILKVLETAFTEEVSRTNTWTNSMPTIRNKENGSKSFSDAEV, encoded by the coding sequence ATGATGGATCCATTAAATGTTTCTCAGAGTCCCTCCAATCAGAACTCATCAGAATATTATGAGAattatgatgatgaggatgattttAATATCCAAAATTCAGAGCTCGGGAAATCTCTTAAAATCATGTCACTCATAGTCTACAGTTTGGCGTTTGTACTTGGAGTGGTGGGAAACGGCATCGTGATTTGGGTTACTGGATTCAAAATGAAGAGGACAGTCAACACGGTCTGGTTTCTGAACCTTGCTGTCGCTGACTTTCTCTTCACTGCATTCCTCCCGCTCAGTGTGGCTTATACAGCCATGGGATTTCATTGGCCCTTTGGACAATTCATGTGTAAATTCAACAGCACTCTCGGTTTCCTCAACATGTTTGCCAGTGTGTACATCCTAGTCGTGATCAGTGTTGATCGCTGTGTGTCTGTGGTGTGTCCAATCTGGGCACAGAACCATCGGAATGTGGGCCGTGCATCTGCGGTGAGCTTTGGGGTTTGGTTGTTCGCTCTGTTGCTGAGCTCTCCATACTTTGTTTTCAAGGACACTGCACAGGACCACAAGGACCCAAAAATAATCAACTGCTTCAACAACTTTGCTTTCTCTGATGATGAAACAGAAGACGTGGAGGAGCTCCGTATGCTACGGCATCGTGCCATGATCATTACCCGTTTCATTATAGGCTTTGTGGTGCCATTTGTGATCATCGTCTCCTGCTATGCAGTCATCATCCATCGTCTCCAAAGAAACCGTTCAATGTCTGGCAGAACTGGACGTCCTTTCAGGATCATAGCTGCAGTGATCACTGCCTTCTTCCTGTGTTGGGCTCCATACCATATCCTGGTGCTCATTGAGATGGTAAACCACATGAGTACTGAATACAGCCCCACCCTGCAATATGTCATCACTGTTGGAATTCCCATTGTGACCAGTTTGGCTTTCCTAAACAGCTGCCTGAACCCCCTGTTGTATGTTTTCATGGGACAGGACTTTAAAGACAAAGTGCGCAAATCAATCCTGAAGGTTTTGGAAACCGCTTTTACGGAAGAAGTTTCACGCACAAATACCTGGACAAATTCAATGCCGACCATACGTAACAAAGAGAATGGGAGCAAGTCCTTCTCTGATGCAGAGGTATAA